A single window of Aspergillus puulaauensis MK2 DNA, chromosome 5, nearly complete sequence DNA harbors:
- a CDS encoding 2-isopropylmalate synthase (COG:E;~EggNog:ENOG410PGJG;~InterPro:IPR036230,IPR002034,IPR000891,IPR013709, IPR005668,IPR013785,IPR039371;~PFAM:PF00682,PF08502;~SMCOG1271:2-isopropylmalate synthase;~antiSMASH:Cluster_5.7;~go_function: GO:0003824 - catalytic activity [Evidence IEA];~go_function: GO:0003852 - 2-isopropylmalate synthase activity [Evidence IEA];~go_function: GO:0046912 - transferase activity, transferring acyl groups, acyl groups converted into alkyl on transfer [Evidence IEA];~go_process: GO:0009098 - leucine biosynthetic process [Evidence IEA];~go_process: GO:0019752 - carboxylic acid metabolic process [Evidence IEA]), producing the protein MPMLKDPSKKYRPFKPLNLPNRQWPDKIIDKPPRWLATDLRDGNQSLPDPMDGEQKLRFFKMLVEIGYKEIEVSFPSASQTDFDFTRSLVETPGLTPDDVWLQVLSPCREDLIRRTVESLRGAKKAILHIYLATSPCFRRIVFNMDKQKSLEMAVRCTKFARSITKDDPSMAGTEWQFEFSPETFSDTEPEFAAEVCEAVKAAWEPTEEVPIIFNLPATVEMATPNIFADQIEFFCRSVTERQKYVVSVHPHNDRGCAIAAAELAQMAGAQRVEGTLFGNGERTGNVDLVTLALNLYTQGISPKVDFSDINAVIKVVEESNKIPVNERWPYGGQLVVCAFSGSHQDAIKKGFKIREDGGATDDNEWQIPYLPLDPQDIGRTYEAVIRVNSQSGKGGTAWVILRTLELDLPRALQVEFSKIVQKRTEEVSRELRPTEIVSLFEDAYHLKSNPRFNLVDYNITTDRSQSPAPPEPGKALNTKNLKRRFTGIVEIDGLQHAITGVGNGALSSLANALATLGIDLDVVDYKEHSIGQSTGKGRDVKAATYIHCSAAGSKQQVWGVGIHQDVVQASLIALLSAASSFLTSGAGSPAPFRPMRSNTLTNEDLQALELLTGSSNAGARVVDATNGAPAAKPTVDLEALTQKAANQ; encoded by the exons ATGCCTAT GCTCAAAGATCCCTCCAAGAAGTACAGGCCGTTTAAGCCTCTGAACCTCCCCAATCGCCAATGGCCCGATAAGATTATCGACAAGCCGCCGCGGTGGCTGGCCACCGACCTGCGAGATGGCAACCAGAGTCTGCCGGACCCTATG GATGGCGAACAAAAACTTCGCTTCTTCAAGATGCTTGTCGAGATCGGCTACAAGGAAATCGAGGTCTCCTTCCCTTCCGCCTCCCAAACCGATTTCGACTTCACCCGGAGCCTCGTCGAGACACCCGGCTTGACTCCCGACGATGTCTGGCTCCAAGTTCTCTCACCCTGCCGTGAGGACCTGATCCGCCGCACAGTAGAGTCCCTCAGGggcgcgaagaaggcaattCTACACATCTACCTCGCAACGAGTCCGTGCTTCCGACGGATTGTGTTCAACATGGACAAGCAAAAGAGTTTGGAAATGGCCGTCCGCTGCACGAAATTCGCACGCTCCATCACGAAAGACGACCCCTCGATGGCAGGCACTGAATGGCAGTTTGAGTTCTCCCCCGAGACCTTCTCCGATACCGAGCCGGAATTCGCTGCGGAGGTTTGcgaggccgtcaaggccgccTGGGAGCCTACTGAGGAAGTCCCTatcatcttcaaccttcCCGCTACAGTCGAGATGGCCACCCCCAATATTTTCGCCGATCAGATCGAGTTCTTCTGTCGTAGTGTCACGGAGCGCCAAAAGTACGTGGTCTCGGTCCATCCCCACAACGATCGTGGCTGCGCTATTGCTGCCGCCGAGCTGGCCCAAATGGCCGGCGCTCAGCGAGTCGAGGGTACCCTGTTTGGTAACGGAGAACGAACGGGTAACGTTGATCTCGTCACTCTCGCCCTGAACCTCTACACGCAAGGTATTTCGCCCAAGGTCGACTTCTCAGatatcaacgccgtcatcaaGGTTGTGGAAGAGAGCAACAAAATCCCTGTCAACGAGCGATGGCCCTACGGTGGTCAGCTGGTCGTCTGCGCCTTCAGTGGTAGCCACCAGGACGCCATCAAGAAGGGCTTCAAGATCCGCGAAGACGGAGGTGCAACCGACGACAACGAATGGCAAATCCCCTACCTCCCTCTGGACCCCCAGGATATCGGACGAACCTACGAGGCCGTCATCCGCGTCAACTCCCAAAGCGGCAAGGGAGGCACCGCCTGGGTCATCTTGCGCACTCTGGAGCTGGATCTCCCGCGCGCACTCCAGGTCGAGTTCAGCAAGATCGTCCAGAAGCGCACAGAAGAAGTCAGCCGCGAGCTGCGGCCCACCGAAATCGTCTCCCTCTTCGAGGACGCATACCATCTCAAGTCCAACCCACGCTTTAACCTGGTCGactacaacatcaccacGGATCGTTCGCAGTCCCCTGCGCCCCCGGAGCCCGGCAAGGCGCTCAACACAAAGAACCTCAAGCGTCGCTTCACCGGTATCGTCGAGATCGACGGCCTCCAGCACGCCATCACAGGCGTTGGAAACGGTGCCCTGTCCTCCCTCGCCAACGCCCTGGCTACCCTGGGCATCGATCTCGATGTCGTCGACTACAAGGAACACTCGATCGGCCAGTCCACCGGAAAGGGTCGCGATGTCAAGGCCGCCACGTACATCCACTGCAGTGCTGCCGGTAGCAAGCAGCAAGTATGGGGTGTTGGTATCCACCAGGATGTTGTCCAGGCCAGTTTGATTGCTCTCCTGAGCGCTGCCAGCTCC TTCCTCACCAGCGGGGCTGGATCCCCTGCTCCATTCCGCCCTATGCGCTCCAACACCCTTACCAACGAGGACCTCCAAGCCCTGGAACTCCTCACTGGTTCCAGCAATGCCGGAGCAAGGGTGGTCGATGCCACCAACGGCGCACCGGCTGCCAAGCCCACAGTAGACCTGGAAGCCCTAACGCAAAAGGCAGCCAATCAGTAA
- a CDS encoding uncharacterized protein (SECRETED:SignalP(1-18);~antiSMASH:Cluster_5.7), translating to MHLTTITAALSLLALTAAESICSPGSVGVGIAPSTATDTYSIIADSNCGVVDTRLGHGELCGVYNAGSEVTCVDPNTVSGVTASGAKYGNCVQVSDQSSKTEAIY from the exons ATGCACCTCACCACCATAACAGCAGCATtatccctcctcgcccttaCAGCTGCCGAGAGTATCTGCTCCCCCGGCTCGGTCGGCGTCGGTATCGCACCGAGCACTGCAACGGATACATACTCCATCATCGCTGACAGCAACTGCGGGGTTGTCGACACCCGCCTCGGACACGGCGAGCTCTGTGGTGTGTACAACGCTGGGTCGGAGGTTACTTGTGTGGACCCGAACACCGTATCCGGAGTTACTGCTTCGGGGGCGAAGTATGGGAATTGTGTCCAGGTTAGTGATCAG TCGTCGAAAACCGAAGCTATATACTAA